A genomic window from Caldicellulosiruptor kronotskyensis 2002 includes:
- the rnc gene encoding ribonuclease III encodes MEEIEKALGYKFKDKNLLRLALTHKSATHSNKNCYERLEFLGDAALELAVSKYLFVHFPELSEGELTNIRAAVVCSQTLSKIAEKLNLKNHIIFGKREKMEKFHENKSILADVVEAIFGAIFIESGFEKLEKIIVNLLKPYIQKAVAGKLFYDYKTKLQEFVQKEGQKKIVYKDYEIIEKKYFKSELFIEGKKVSEGYGTSKKEAQQDAAYKFLLEMGEKEE; translated from the coding sequence ATGGAAGAAATAGAGAAAGCTTTGGGATACAAATTCAAGGATAAAAATCTGTTGAGGCTTGCGCTTACTCATAAATCGGCAACACATAGTAACAAAAACTGCTATGAAAGGCTCGAATTTCTTGGTGATGCAGCTTTAGAACTTGCTGTGAGCAAATATTTGTTTGTCCATTTTCCAGAGCTTTCTGAAGGTGAACTTACTAATATAAGAGCTGCAGTTGTGTGCAGTCAGACGTTATCTAAGATTGCAGAAAAGCTGAATCTTAAAAATCATATAATTTTTGGTAAACGTGAAAAAATGGAAAAATTTCATGAGAACAAATCTATTTTAGCAGATGTAGTTGAAGCTATTTTTGGAGCAATTTTTATTGAATCTGGCTTCGAAAAACTTGAGAAGATTATTGTTAATCTTCTTAAACCTTACATTCAAAAAGCTGTAGCAGGCAAGCTTTTTTACGATTACAAGACAAAGCTTCAAGAGTTTGTACAGAAGGAAGGGCAAAAAAAGATTGTGTACAAAGATTATGAAATAATTGAAAAGAAATATTTCAAGTCAGAACTTTTCATTGAAGGGAAAAAAGTCTCTGAAGGATACGGAACTTCAAAAAAAGAGGCTCAGCAGGATGCAGCGTATAAATTCTTGCTTGAAATGGGGGAGAAAGAGGAGTGA
- the fabG gene encoding 3-oxoacyl-[acyl-carrier-protein] reductase — protein sequence MELLKDKVALITGASRGIGRAIALKFAQNGANVVINYSSSQSQAENLKEEIEKIGTKTMIIKCDVSNPDEVSHMFSQVEKEFGRLDILVNNAGITKDGLILRMNEEDFDKVIAINLKGAFLCARAAAKMMVKQRFGNIINISSVVGIAGNVGQANYAASKAGIIGLTKSLAKELASRNIRVNAIAPGFIKTDMTEVLSDKVKEAMLSSIPLGRFGEADEIANVALFLASSLSSYITGQVIVVDGGMIM from the coding sequence ATGGAACTATTAAAAGATAAAGTGGCGCTCATTACAGGCGCATCACGTGGAATTGGAAGAGCTATTGCTTTAAAGTTTGCTCAAAACGGAGCAAATGTAGTTATTAACTATTCGTCAAGTCAGTCCCAAGCAGAAAATTTGAAAGAAGAGATAGAGAAAATAGGAACAAAAACGATGATAATAAAATGTGATGTTTCAAATCCAGATGAGGTAAGTCATATGTTTTCACAAGTGGAAAAGGAGTTTGGAAGGCTTGATATACTTGTTAATAATGCCGGAATTACAAAAGATGGACTAATTCTTAGAATGAATGAGGAGGATTTTGATAAGGTTATTGCGATAAACCTAAAAGGAGCGTTTTTGTGCGCAAGAGCAGCTGCCAAAATGATGGTAAAACAGCGGTTTGGCAATATAATTAATATATCCTCTGTTGTAGGAATTGCAGGAAATGTTGGACAGGCAAATTATGCAGCGTCCAAAGCAGGAATAATAGGTCTTACTAAGTCTCTTGCAAAAGAACTTGCGTCCCGCAATATCAGGGTAAATGCAATAGCACCAGGATTTATTAAAACTGACATGACAGAAGTTTTAAGTGACAAGGTAAAAGAGGCCATGCTTTCTTCCATCCCACTTGGTCGATTTGGCGAGGCTGATGAGATTGCAAACGTGGCACTTTTTCTTGCCTCAAGCCTTTCATCCTATATTACTGGGCAAGTTATTGTTGTTGACGGTGGGATGATTATGTAA
- a CDS encoding phosphate ABC transporter substrate-binding protein, with protein MYKKSFVLVVVLSFLSLLLFGCKNVGNEAQKSKNSITVAGSTSVQPLADDLAKAFMEKHPDTKIEVQGGGSGVGIKSARDGVADIGTSSRELKPEEKGLHEYKIAVDGIAIVVHPSNPIENLTIKQIKDIYTGKIKSWKDVGGKDAQIVVVTREEGSGTRGAFEELVMGGSSISDSAVVQPSQGAVKQSVSQDPNAIGYISIGVLDSSVKAVKIEGVEPTDANVKNGKYKLQRPFLFLTKDEPKGLVKEFIDFTLSEEGQAIVEKHHYIKVK; from the coding sequence ATGTACAAAAAATCTTTTGTTTTAGTAGTTGTATTATCTTTTTTGAGTTTACTTCTTTTTGGATGCAAAAATGTAGGAAATGAAGCTCAGAAATCTAAAAATTCGATTACAGTTGCGGGTTCAACTTCTGTTCAGCCATTGGCAGATGATTTAGCAAAGGCGTTTATGGAAAAACACCCAGACACCAAAATTGAGGTCCAAGGCGGAGGTTCAGGTGTTGGGATAAAATCAGCCAGAGACGGTGTTGCTGATATTGGCACATCTTCGAGAGAACTAAAACCAGAAGAAAAAGGTCTTCATGAATACAAGATAGCAGTTGATGGAATTGCAATTGTTGTGCATCCTTCAAATCCTATTGAAAATCTTACAATAAAACAGATAAAAGATATATATACAGGCAAAATAAAAAGTTGGAAAGATGTTGGTGGCAAAGATGCGCAGATTGTTGTTGTAACACGAGAAGAGGGGTCTGGAACACGTGGTGCATTTGAAGAACTTGTGATGGGTGGTAGTTCAATTTCTGATTCTGCAGTTGTTCAGCCATCACAAGGTGCTGTGAAACAGTCCGTTTCGCAAGACCCTAATGCAATAGGATATATCTCAATAGGTGTGCTGGATTCAAGTGTTAAAGCTGTAAAAATAGAAGGAGTGGAACCTACAGATGCTAATGTAAAAAATGGCAAGTATAAACTTCAGAGACCTTTTCTGTTTTTGACTAAGGATGAACCAAAAGGTCTTGTAAAAGAATTTATTGATTTTACTTTAAGCGAAGAAGGACAGGCCATTGTAGAAAAGCACCATTACATCAAAGTGAAGTAG
- a CDS encoding acyl carrier protein yields MNSEIFEKVKKIIADKLDIEEDKITPESSFLDDLGADSLDIVELIMELEEEFGIEIPDEDAEKIRTVADAVKYIEEHQ; encoded by the coding sequence GTGAACAGCGAAATTTTTGAAAAGGTAAAAAAGATCATAGCAGACAAACTTGACATTGAAGAAGACAAGATAACACCTGAATCTTCTTTCTTGGACGACCTTGGTGCAGACTCACTAGACATTGTTGAGCTTATCATGGAGCTTGAAGAAGAGTTTGGCATTGAAATTCCAGATGAGGATGCAGAAAAGATTAGAACAGTTGCAGATGCGGTAAAATATATTGAAGAGCATCAATAA
- the fabF gene encoding beta-ketoacyl-ACP synthase II, whose protein sequence is MKRRVVITGLGVISSLGFDIDTFWNSIKNGKNGIKVVEKFDISNFPTKVAAEIVNFDPTNYIDKKEARRMDRFTHFALAATKLALEDSKLNLENIDKTKVGVVIGSGIGGIETLEEQANILREKGPSRVSPFFVPMMIANIAAGHIAITYGFKGINETIVTACASSAHAIGEAFRMIQQDYADVIVTGGSEAAITPLSFAGFCAMKAMSTNPDPNSACRPFDKDRDGFVMGEGGAILILEELEHAKKRGAKIYAEVVGYGASDDAYHITAPDPEGEGPMLAMQRAIKDAGIDPEKIDYINAHGTSTPYNDKYETLAIKKLFGEHAYKLSVSSTKSMTGHWLGAAGAVETLITALAIYNQFVPPTINYATKDEECDLDYTVNQGRERNIEYAMTNSFGFGGHNAVLVLKKYEE, encoded by the coding sequence ATGAAAAGAAGAGTTGTGATAACTGGGCTGGGAGTTATATCCTCTTTGGGATTTGATATAGATACATTTTGGAATTCTATCAAAAATGGGAAAAATGGTATCAAAGTTGTAGAGAAATTTGACATTTCAAACTTTCCTACAAAGGTTGCTGCAGAGATTGTAAACTTTGACCCCACAAATTACATAGACAAAAAAGAAGCACGAAGAATGGATAGGTTCACACACTTTGCTTTAGCAGCAACAAAACTTGCACTTGAAGATAGTAAACTCAATTTAGAAAACATTGACAAGACAAAAGTTGGTGTGGTAATAGGAAGTGGCATTGGGGGAATTGAGACATTAGAGGAACAGGCAAATATCTTGAGAGAGAAAGGACCATCAAGGGTAAGTCCTTTCTTTGTTCCAATGATGATAGCAAATATTGCAGCAGGACACATTGCAATAACATATGGATTCAAAGGTATAAATGAAACAATTGTTACAGCATGTGCCTCTTCCGCACATGCAATTGGAGAAGCATTTAGAATGATTCAGCAAGACTATGCTGATGTGATAGTCACTGGCGGGTCTGAGGCGGCAATCACTCCACTTTCATTTGCAGGTTTTTGTGCTATGAAGGCAATGTCAACAAACCCTGATCCAAATTCTGCCTGCAGACCGTTTGATAAAGACAGGGACGGTTTTGTAATGGGCGAAGGTGGAGCGATACTTATCTTAGAAGAACTTGAACATGCAAAAAAGCGAGGAGCTAAAATATATGCTGAGGTTGTGGGATATGGTGCGTCAGATGATGCATATCACATAACAGCACCTGACCCAGAAGGAGAAGGGCCTATGCTTGCAATGCAAAGGGCAATAAAGGATGCAGGAATTGATCCTGAAAAGATAGACTATATAAATGCTCATGGTACTTCTACACCTTATAATGATAAATACGAAACACTTGCAATTAAAAAATTGTTTGGTGAACATGCATATAAACTTTCAGTAAGTTCTACAAAGTCTATGACAGGTCATTGGCTTGGCGCTGCAGGAGCAGTGGAAACATTGATAACTGCATTGGCAATATATAACCAATTTGTTCCACCAACAATTAATTATGCTACCAAAGATGAAGAGTGCGATTTGGATTATACTGTTAATCAGGGCAGAGAAAGAAATATTGAGTATGCTATGACAAACTCTTTCGGTTTTGGAGGTCACAACGCAGTTCTTGTTCTTAAAAAATACGAAGAATAG
- a CDS encoding elongator complex protein 3, with amino-acid sequence MKHRILPIFIPQYACPFNCIFCNQKTISGEKEEVSLDRIKRQIEQGLKINLDEEVELAYYGGNFTAIDIDFQKKLLELANSFERIKSIRISTRPDCIDEERLILLKFYNVRTIELGIQSMFDHVLNACARGHTAQHSKNAMEMIKKFGFLLGVQVMVGLPKSTPEMDIETAKILTSFSPDIARIYPTLVIEGTYLAKMYQKGEYEPLSLNETVERCSQIKSIFIEKGVNVIRVGLQPTEEINYNAKVLAGPFHPSFGELVDSEIIFRKVVERLQDQKFTKVLFIVHPKNYSKFVGQKKSNIKRFKQLFSHAEIEVLCSNEEVDKIRMITESNETVVDISRL; translated from the coding sequence GTGAAACATAGGATTTTACCCATATTTATTCCCCAGTATGCCTGTCCTTTTAACTGTATATTTTGCAATCAAAAAACAATATCTGGAGAAAAAGAAGAGGTAAGCTTGGATAGGATAAAAAGGCAGATTGAACAAGGACTGAAAATTAATTTAGATGAGGAGGTTGAACTTGCATATTATGGTGGCAATTTTACTGCCATCGATATAGATTTTCAAAAAAAATTGCTTGAACTTGCTAATAGTTTCGAGAGAATAAAGAGTATTCGAATTTCCACAAGACCGGACTGTATTGATGAGGAGAGATTAATATTATTAAAATTTTACAATGTGAGAACAATAGAACTTGGAATCCAAAGTATGTTTGACCATGTTTTAAATGCGTGCGCAAGAGGACACACTGCTCAGCATAGCAAAAATGCAATGGAAATGATAAAAAAGTTTGGGTTTTTACTCGGGGTTCAGGTTATGGTAGGGCTTCCAAAATCAACACCTGAGATGGATATTGAAACAGCAAAGATATTGACCAGTTTTTCGCCTGACATTGCAAGGATTTATCCAACTCTTGTCATAGAGGGTACTTATCTTGCAAAGATGTACCAAAAAGGAGAATATGAGCCTCTTTCTTTAAATGAGACAGTAGAAAGATGTAGCCAGATAAAATCCATATTTATAGAAAAGGGCGTAAATGTTATTAGAGTTGGGCTTCAGCCAACAGAAGAGATAAATTACAATGCAAAAGTTTTAGCAGGACCTTTTCATCCTTCGTTTGGTGAGCTTGTAGACTCAGAGATAATATTCAGAAAGGTAGTAGAAAGATTACAAGACCAAAAGTTTACTAAAGTATTGTTTATAGTACATCCTAAGAACTACTCAAAATTTGTAGGACAGAAAAAAAGTAATATCAAAAGGTTTAAACAGCTTTTTTCTCATGCTGAAATTGAAGTGTTATGTAGCAATGAAGAGGTTGATAAGATAAGGATGATTACAGAATCTAATGAAACTGTAGTTGATATTAGCCGACTTTAA